The Paracoccus albus region CAAGGGATGGATGGGACGCGCAGATCAGACCACGAAGATCAAGGGCATGTTCGTTCGTCCGGAACAGGTGGCCTCTCTGGTGGCCCGGCACCCAGAAATTTCCCGCGCCCGCGTCATTGCCGATCGCGCGGGAGAGATGGATACGATGACCGTCCAGATCGAAAGCCCGCGCGGGGCCGAATCCGAATATGCAGGCTCTGTTGTTGAGGCGCTGAAGATGAAGGGTCGGGTTGAAATCCTCGCACCCGGAAGCCTGCCGAATGACGGATTGGTGATCGAGGACCGCCGCAAATACGACTGATCGCATCAGGCGTTCAGAACGTGGGCCGGCGAATGTCTTGCCAGCGGCCGCCCTGATTCAGAACTTCTGCGGCACGTACAGGTCACGCGGAAGAACGTCACGCTCGTAATCCGGATTGAAAACCCGATCCGGCAGCGTAATGTTGTCATGCGGGATTTCGGTATATGGCATCAGCGAAAGCAGATGCGCCATGCAGTTGAGCCGCGCGCGCTTCTTGTCATTACCTGGCACGATATACCACGGTGCCTCGGGGATATTCGTGCGCTCGAACATCTCTTCCTTGGCTTTGGTATAGGCCTCCCACCGGACGCGGGCCTGAAGGTCCATCGGTGACAGCTTCCACTGCTTCATCGGGTCATGAACGCGCATGAGGAAGCGCATCTGCTGTTCCTCATCTGTGATCGAGAACCAGTATTTCACCAGCCTGATGCCGGAACGGACCAGCATGCGTTCGAATTCAGGGACGTCGTCGAAGAATTGCTGAACCTGATCTTCGCTGGCGAAACCCATGACCCTTTCGACGCCGGCGCGGTTATACCAGCTGCGATCGAACAGCACGATTTCGCCGCCGGCGGGCAGGTGCGGGACGTAGCGTTGGAAATACCACTGCGTTTTTTCGCGGTCGGACGGGGCGGGCAGCGCAACGACGCGGGCGACGCGTGGGTTAAGGCGCTGCGTGATCCGCTTGATCGCGCCCCCTTTGCCGGCGGAGTCGCGGCCCTCGAAGATGACGACGACCTTTTCCTTATAGTGGCTGACCCAGTCCTGAAGCTTGATCAGCTCTGACTGAAGACGCAAAAGCCCTTGAAAATAAGCCTTTCGGTCCATCTGGTTGGGGTGGGTATCGCGATAGATCTGCTTGATTTCCTGGCTGAGAACGGCGTCCTCAAGCTCAAGCTCATAGTCCTCGTCCAGCGTGTCCTGAAGCTCTGCTTCGAGCCAGTCCTGCGGTTGGTCTTCCATCACGTCCTCCGGGTCAACATGGCGGATATAAGCGCGAATTGTGACGGTTTTGTAGGGGCTAAAGGTGTATGATCCGCGTAGAGAACTTGTGTATATCCCGTATATAAAGCGTATATACAGCTTGGACTGGCAATACGCGACCGAAAGCAAGCCCATCCCAAGTCAGATAATTCGCGACCCTCTCTCTTCGCGGGCAGGGGCGCACTATATCCGTTTTGAGGGCGCGTTGCGAGGCAGCCGTCTTAACGAAAACGGCTGGTCACCTTCGCCGATCACTGAAACAGCGCCAGTATGCGTGGCGCCGTTTACATGACATATCGTGCTTGCCGGGCTTTGCCGCGTTCAGACCAGCCTGGCGCCTTCCTTCGCCGCCTCGACAAAGCCGTCGAAGAGGGGCGCAGGGTCGAAGGGTTTGGACTTCAGTTCCGGATGGGCCTGCACGCCGATGAACCAGCGGTGATCGGGGTATTCGACCGCCTCGGGCAATTTGCCATCGGGCGACATGCCCGAAAAGGACAGGCCGGCCTCTTCCAGTTGCGGGATATAGCTGGCATCGACCTCATAACGGTGGCGGTGGCGGTCCTCGATCTCCAACGCGCCGTCATAGGTGTCGGAGATGCGCGAGTCGGGTTTCAGTACCGCCGTATAGGCCCCAAGGCGCATGGTGCCGCCCTTGTCGTCGGACAGGCTGCGCTGCACCTTGTAATTGCCCTGCACCCATTCCTTGAGGTGATAGACGATGGGGGTGAAGCGTTCCTTTCCGGCCTCGTGGTCGAATTCTTCGGAACCGGCATCTTCGATACCCGCCAGATTGCGCGCAGCCTCGATCACCGCCATCTGCATACCAAGACAGATGCCAAGGTAGGGCACATTCTTTTCGCGGGCATATTTCGCCGCAGTGATCATGCCCTCGGTGCCGCGTTCGCCGAAGCCGCCGGGCACGATGATCCCGTGATAGCCGTCAAGCAAGTGCTGGCCGCCCTCTGCTTCTATATCTTCGGCGGCGATCCAATCCGATTTTACCTTAACGCGATTCGCCATGCCGCCATGAGTCAGCGCCTCGGCAATCGACTTATAGGCATCTTCCAGCTGCGTGTACTTGCCGACGATGGCGACCTTGACGGTACCGTCGATATTGGTCAGGCGGTCCATCACCTCTTCCCAGCGGGACAGATCGGGGCGCGGGGCTGGGCTGATCTGGAAGGCGTTCAGAACAGCCTGATCGAGACCGGCGCTGTGATATGCCAGCGGTGCCTCATAGATCGACTTTAGGTCGTAGGCCGGGATCACGGCGTCCGGGCGGACGTTACAGAACAGCGCGATCTTGGCGCGTTCCTTTTCCGGGATCGGGTGTTCGCTTCGGCAGACCAGGACGTCTGGCGCAAGACCAATGGATTGCAGTTCCTTGACCGAGTGCTGGGTCGGCTTGGTCTTCAGCTCGCCCGAGGCAGCCAGATAGGGCAGCAGGGTCAGATGCATCAGGATGCATTCGCCGCGCGGGCGTTCATGGGTGAACTGGCGGATCGCCTCGAAGAAGGGCAGCCCCTCGATGTCGCCGACCGTGCCGCCGATCTCACACAGCATGAAATCGACCTCGTCGTCGCCGATGGCGATGAAATCCTTGATCTCGTTGGTGACGTGGGGAATCACCTGGATGGTCTTGCCGAGATATTCGCCGCGCCGCTCTTTCTCGAGCACATTGGAATAGATC contains the following coding sequences:
- a CDS encoding CTP synthase → MARYIFITGGVVSSLGKGLASAALGALLQARGYTVRLRKLDPYLNVDPGTMSPFEHGEVFVTDDGAETDLDLGHYERFTGVHARKTDSISSGRIYSNVLEKERRGEYLGKTIQVIPHVTNEIKDFIAIGDDEVDFMLCEIGGTVGDIEGLPFFEAIRQFTHERPRGECILMHLTLLPYLAASGELKTKPTQHSVKELQSIGLAPDVLVCRSEHPIPEKERAKIALFCNVRPDAVIPAYDLKSIYEAPLAYHSAGLDQAVLNAFQISPAPRPDLSRWEEVMDRLTNIDGTVKVAIVGKYTQLEDAYKSIAEALTHGGMANRVKVKSDWIAAEDIEAEGGQHLLDGYHGIIVPGGFGERGTEGMITAAKYAREKNVPYLGICLGMQMAVIEAARNLAGIEDAGSEEFDHEAGKERFTPIVYHLKEWVQGNYKVQRSLSDDKGGTMRLGAYTAVLKPDSRISDTYDGALEIEDRHRHRYEVDASYIPQLEEAGLSFSGMSPDGKLPEAVEYPDHRWFIGVQAHPELKSKPFDPAPLFDGFVEAAKEGARLV
- the ppk2 gene encoding polyphosphate kinase 2, translated to MEDQPQDWLEAELQDTLDEDYELELEDAVLSQEIKQIYRDTHPNQMDRKAYFQGLLRLQSELIKLQDWVSHYKEKVVVIFEGRDSAGKGGAIKRITQRLNPRVARVVALPAPSDREKTQWYFQRYVPHLPAGGEIVLFDRSWYNRAGVERVMGFASEDQVQQFFDDVPEFERMLVRSGIRLVKYWFSITDEEQQMRFLMRVHDPMKQWKLSPMDLQARVRWEAYTKAKEEMFERTNIPEAPWYIVPGNDKKRARLNCMAHLLSLMPYTEIPHDNITLPDRVFNPDYERDVLPRDLYVPQKF